A window from Fragaria vesca subsp. vesca linkage group LG5, FraVesHawaii_1.0, whole genome shotgun sequence encodes these proteins:
- the LOC101302455 gene encoding UDP-galactose transporter 2-like: protein MEGLSQKKSPAAVSDVGAWAMNVISSVGIIMANKQLMSTAGYAFSFATTLTGFHFAVTALVGFVSNASGYSASKQVPFWELLWFSIVANVSITAMNFSLMLNSVGFYQISKLSMIPVVCVMEWIINNKKYSKEVKMSVVVVVIGVGVCTVTDVKVNLKGFICACLAVLSTSFQQISIGSLQKKHSVGSFELLSKTAPIQAVSLLIFGPFIDYCLSGIFIMNYQMSSGVIAFILLSCSLAVFCNISQYLCIGRFSAVSFQVLGHMKTVCVLTLGWLLFDSELTFKNIMGMIIAVVGMVIYSWAVEAEKQPGKPLSNSKTSLTEEEINLLKVGLDTSATVKDVEHAATKL from the exons ATGGAAGGCCTCAGCCAGAAGAAATCGCCGGCGGCAGTCTCCGATGTGGGAGCCTGGGCCATGAACGTCATCAGCTCCGTCGGGATTATCATGGCCAACAAGCAGCTCATGTCCACCGCCGGCTATGCTTTCTCTTTCG CCACCACTTTGACTGGTTTCCATTTTGCTGTAACTGCACTGGTTGGCTTTGTCTCCAATGCTAGCGGTTATTCTGCCTCCAAGCAAGTTCCATTTTGGGAGCTTCTTTGGTTCTCCATTGTTGCTAATGTCTCCATCACTGCGATGAACTTTAGCCTCATGCTTAACTCTGTCGGCTTTTATCAG ATTTCAAAGTTGAGCATGATTCCCGTGGTTTGTGTGATGGAATGGATTATTAACAACAAGAAGTATTCAAAGGAGGTTAAAATGTCTGTTGTGGTTGTTGTTATAGGTGTTGGTGTTTGTACTGTGACTGATGTGAAAGTTAACCTCAAAGGCTTCATATGCGCGTGTCTAGCAGTTTTGTCCACTTCTTTCCAGCAAATT TCTATTGGATCTCTTCAAAAGAAGCATTCAGTTGGATCGTTTGAATTGCTGAGTAAGACTGCTCCAATTCAAGCCGTATCTCTTCTCATTTTCGGCCCATTCATTGATTACTGCCTTAGTGGTATATTCATAATGAACTACCAGATGTCTTCTGGTGTCATT GCATTCATTCTTCTTTCATGCTCCTTAGCTGTGTTCTGCAATATTAGCCAGTACCTCTGCATTGGACGTTTCTCTGCTGTTTCATTCCAGGTTTTAGGTCACATGAAAACAGTATGCGTCCTCACACTAGGGTGGCTTCTCTTTGATTCAGAGCTTACTTTCAAGAACATTATGGGGATGATTATTGCAGTCGTCGGCATGGTGATTTATAGTTGGGCTGTGGAGGCAGAAAAACAGCCAGGCAAACCCTTGAGCAATTCAAAAACCAGCCTGACAGAAGAGGAAATTAATCTTTTGAAGGTAGGACTGGATACCAGTGCTACTGTGAAGGATGTTGAACATGCAGCAACTAAACTATAG
- the LOC101302751 gene encoding uncharacterized protein LOC101302751, translating to MMMSSIVKKLLFCGAKGFPSISDDSRIQAGHVRVCVGRDIDLMCKFEMDANYLNHPLFQSLLELSAEQEFGYSYDGALRIACDVDLFHYLLHLLETSNPSAHYMELSDLISKFYTSAIYN from the coding sequence ATGATGATGAGTAGCATTGTGAAGAAGCTCTTGTTCTGTGGAGCGAAGGGGTTTCCCTCCATCTCGGACGACTCTCGAATACAAGCCGGTCACGTCCGTGTGTGTGTTGGAAGAGACATTGATCTGATGTGCAAGTTTGAGATGGATGCCAATTACCTAAACCATCCACTCTTCCAGAGTCTATTGGAGCTCTCGGCCGAGCAAGAGTTCGGTTATTCCTACGATGGAGCCCTAAGGATAGCCTGCGACGTCGATCTCTTCCACTATCTTCTTCATCTTCTTGAAACCAGCAACCCCTCCGCCCATTACATGGAGCTTTCCGATCTCATTTCCAAGTTCTACACTAGCGCTATCTACAACTAA